A part of Fimbriiglobus ruber genomic DNA contains:
- a CDS encoding GNAT family N-acetyltransferase: MPPSLFISLTAIAPVMSNPTHIQLHPCLIQPTAPIYRDILQWPVAPFFTRIARDDIPTRFNYGSCHAYAYYDYNNPETYERIPVGFGSLDLCDDWGDFTDQKEHFYIPLLAKNPDIARKGYGSSILDHLIGQAAAMILLHRNAGSDLHHSLLLDVYMSSEDAIKLYNRFGFTSLTPRPLQDADQNNDLFIVMAKRII; encoded by the coding sequence GTGCCACCGTCTCTCTTTATCTCTCTCACCGCGATCGCCCCAGTGATGAGCAATCCTACTCACATCCAATTGCACCCTTGTCTAATCCAACCGACCGCCCCCATTTACCGCGATATCTTGCAGTGGCCCGTGGCTCCTTTCTTCACAAGAATTGCGAGAGACGACATACCGACTCGTTTTAATTACGGGTCTTGTCACGCATACGCTTATTACGATTACAACAACCCAGAGACCTACGAGCGTATTCCGGTCGGGTTTGGGAGCCTGGATTTGTGCGATGATTGGGGGGATTTCACTGATCAGAAGGAACATTTTTACATCCCTCTTCTGGCCAAGAATCCGGATATCGCAAGAAAAGGCTATGGTTCCTCCATCCTCGATCACCTGATCGGACAAGCCGCGGCTATGATTCTGCTGCATAGAAATGCGGGCTCAGATCTCCACCACAGCCTCCTGCTGGATGTGTACATGTCTAGCGAGGATGCGATTAAACTGTACAACCGCTTCGGATTCACTTCGCTGACACCACGGCCGTTGCAAGACGCGGATCAAAACAACGATCTGTTCATTGTCATGGCAAAACGGATAATCTGA
- a CDS encoding serine/threonine-protein kinase, with protein sequence MTLSSAPPLAADAAQLLRELTDARVLPPERADQVARDFHDSGVQADATGLADFLVLAGLLTPFQADCALDGQTAKLSLGPYLLLEPVGAGSLGSVYRALNRTDRRKYAVKVLPLRSMWNVLRAKKQVEVFAGLPEHPAVVPFVDIDTAGGVHYLAWPFVEGESFELLVRRTGPLTAAHAVRLLAPAADALALCHKHDIVHGLFKPSNVLLGSDRRAHVLDLGMGAILTDNLAEDDSLLDTISTAHTAMGMLDCAAPETLAVPTVRTPAGDLYGFGCTLYYLLTGSFPFPDGNAVDKIIAHQTQEPIPVRTRNPQVPPALAQIVEHLMKKNPADRPAEMSGVAALLFRAVPAAGRAAHDLPAPMIEPTHRPSSAPRPSAPGGALNRGANARDGSAESVNFSVSDLDLDETGGRGPSGPTGRVAGGSGAAKPVHPLMMGTPTPTPSPTDTPHKALAAPRLLSIPPEALVLTPVPVLPSPVAQPPAEEDQPTDTVDLLSEPVGLSQLSNEADLSAPDVIVPEPPRFASSVFWGALRRICFWVAPRDTIQFTLFGPIGMSPGQTSRLQVYAHPPAGFRSVRTLARAFQSNNELLATGYADRLIPRGHEVGLHLMVSNAGVAKSLVRFAWHGQPRPWTFDVYVPWESPAGRTSAVLTVGLNNIQVARIAFDVVVLPRSG encoded by the coding sequence ATGACCCTTTCATCGGCACCCCCGCTGGCCGCCGACGCGGCTCAACTCCTCAGGGAGTTGACCGACGCCCGGGTCTTACCCCCGGAGCGGGCCGATCAGGTCGCCCGGGATTTCCACGACTCCGGGGTCCAAGCCGACGCGACCGGCCTGGCCGACTTCCTCGTATTAGCCGGATTGCTCACACCATTCCAGGCCGACTGCGCCCTCGACGGGCAAACGGCCAAATTGTCACTCGGGCCGTACCTGCTACTCGAACCGGTCGGCGCCGGGAGCCTCGGGTCCGTTTACCGGGCTCTCAACCGGACCGACCGGCGGAAGTACGCCGTCAAGGTGCTCCCGCTCCGCAGTATGTGGAACGTTTTGCGGGCCAAAAAGCAAGTCGAGGTCTTCGCCGGGTTGCCCGAGCACCCGGCCGTGGTCCCGTTCGTGGACATCGACACGGCCGGCGGGGTTCATTACCTGGCGTGGCCGTTCGTCGAAGGCGAGTCGTTCGAACTGCTCGTCCGGCGGACCGGCCCGCTGACGGCCGCCCACGCCGTCCGCTTACTCGCGCCCGCGGCCGACGCGCTGGCCCTGTGCCACAAACACGACATCGTCCACGGGCTGTTCAAACCGTCCAACGTCCTCCTCGGGTCGGACCGGCGGGCCCACGTCCTCGACCTCGGGATGGGCGCCATCCTGACCGACAACCTCGCCGAAGACGATTCCCTCCTGGACACCATTTCGACGGCCCACACGGCCATGGGCATGCTGGACTGCGCAGCCCCGGAAACACTCGCGGTTCCGACCGTTCGGACGCCCGCCGGGGATCTTTACGGCTTCGGTTGCACGCTTTACTACCTGCTGACCGGGTCGTTCCCGTTCCCGGACGGGAACGCGGTCGACAAGATCATTGCCCACCAGACCCAGGAGCCGATTCCGGTCCGAACGCGGAACCCACAGGTTCCGCCGGCGCTCGCCCAGATCGTCGAGCACCTGATGAAGAAGAACCCGGCTGACCGCCCTGCCGAGATGAGCGGAGTCGCCGCCCTTTTGTTTCGCGCCGTGCCGGCCGCCGGGCGGGCGGCCCACGACCTACCCGCCCCGATGATCGAGCCGACCCACCGCCCGTCGTCCGCCCCCCGCCCGTCGGCACCCGGAGGGGCACTGAATAGAGGGGCGAACGCCCGGGATGGGTCCGCGGAATCGGTCAATTTTAGCGTTTCAGACCTCGACCTCGACGAAACCGGCGGGCGGGGGCCGTCCGGGCCGACCGGGCGGGTGGCCGGGGGGAGTGGCGCGGCCAAGCCCGTCCACCCCCTGATGATGGGTACACCGACCCCCACGCCGTCTCCGACGGACACACCGCACAAGGCGCTGGCCGCGCCCCGCCTGCTGTCCATCCCGCCCGAAGCGCTCGTCTTGACGCCCGTCCCGGTCCTGCCGAGCCCGGTAGCACAACCGCCGGCCGAGGAAGATCAGCCGACCGATACCGTCGACCTTCTGTCGGAGCCGGTGGGCTTGTCGCAACTGTCGAACGAGGCCGACCTGTCCGCGCCCGACGTCATCGTCCCCGAGCCCCCGCGGTTCGCTTCCAGCGTGTTCTGGGGGGCGCTCCGGCGGATTTGCTTCTGGGTGGCCCCGCGGGACACGATCCAGTTCACCCTCTTCGGCCCGATCGGGATGTCGCCCGGGCAGACGTCCCGCCTCCAGGTGTACGCCCACCCCCCGGCGGGATTCCGCAGCGTCCGCACCCTCGCCCGGGCGTTCCAGTCGAACAACGAGCTGCTGGCGACCGGGTACGCAGACCGGCTAATCCCCCGCGGCCACGAGGTCGGGTTGCACCTGATGGTGTCCAACGCCGGCGTCGCCAAGTCCCTGGTCCGGTTCGCGTGGCACGGGCAGCCGCGGCCGTGGACGTTCGACGTGTACGTCCCGTGGGAAAGCCCGGCCGGTCGGACGTCGGCGGTCCTCACGGTCGGCCTGAACAACATCCAGGTCGCCCGAATCGCGTTCGACGTCGTCGTGCTGCCACGGTCGGGGTGA